The proteins below are encoded in one region of Desulfatiglans anilini DSM 4660:
- a CDS encoding GntR family transcriptional regulator, with amino-acid sequence MKAPGNLISERPQAIREKVYTHLRDKVLCGEIPPSSRLVELHLARELGVSRTPVREALHLLEREGLVESIPRMGYLVKRIDPQEVGEICEIRAVNEALAARWALERMVLSVFDEMERNLRNSEDAVTYGDLETFIRLDSAFHQILVEASGSIKLSEWCRSLHDRMLLYRIGAFRVPGAMMQALEGHRGIFETLRAGDASGVGKAIREHLMQGKAALLRRCG; translated from the coding sequence ATGAAAGCGCCTGGAAACCTCATATCCGAGCGACCCCAAGCCATCCGTGAGAAGGTTTACACCCACCTACGCGACAAGGTGCTCTGTGGAGAAATCCCTCCGTCCTCACGTCTCGTAGAGCTCCATTTGGCCCGGGAACTGGGCGTTTCCAGAACACCCGTGCGGGAGGCCCTTCACCTCCTGGAGCGCGAGGGACTCGTGGAGTCCATTCCGCGCATGGGGTATCTGGTCAAACGGATCGATCCCCAAGAGGTCGGGGAGATTTGCGAGATCCGGGCCGTGAACGAGGCGTTGGCAGCACGCTGGGCGTTGGAAAGGATGGTCCTGTCCGTGTTCGACGAGATGGAACGAAACCTGCGGAATTCCGAGGATGCCGTAACGTATGGAGACCTGGAAACATTCATCCGGCTGGACAGTGCATTTCATCAGATCCTGGTAGAGGCAAGCGGCTCGATCAAGCTCTCGGAGTGGTGCCGCTCCCTGCACGATCGTATGCTGCTCTACCGCATAGGGGCATTTCGAGTGCCGGGCGCGATGATGCAGGCCCTGGAAGGCCACCGCGGAATTTTCGAAACCCTTCGGGCGGGCGATGCCTCCGGTGTAGGAAAGGCTATCCGAGAACACCTGATGCAGGGCAAGGCTGCGCTGCTGCGCCGCTGCGGATAG
- a CDS encoding RCC1 domain-containing protein — protein sequence MGRKSDGTVVAVGNNDENQCDVSSWTDMDRVWAGSYTTIGMKSNGNLLAVGHDYYGQCNVSTWSAITEVAPGYNHTIGLKSDRTVVAVGYNEYGQCDLSSWKGIVQVGAGYYHSVGLKSDGTVLAVGYSNYGQCNVSSWSGITQIAAGYLHTVGLKSDGTVVAVGLNNHGQCALSSWTGIVQVSAGYLHTVGLKFDGTVMAAGNNSWDQCNVDTWDLGDEEDPAPPGWQPAYGRLFKEPSALTLFRRYRDGILADSAKGRFYTLLLYEHSQEALLILLKNPHLMAEAKFLLDVNRDAVEAALSSEEAIVYHTTEIDLFLGEFASKASPGLSLLATAVRHELRREQAQGRKFFGLTLR from the coding sequence GTGGGACGTAAATCCGACGGAACCGTCGTGGCAGTTGGCAATAACGACGAGAATCAGTGCGACGTCTCTTCGTGGACCGATATGGATCGTGTGTGGGCAGGAAGTTACACCACTATAGGGATGAAATCCAATGGCAATTTGCTTGCAGTCGGGCACGACTACTACGGCCAGTGCAATGTCTCGACCTGGAGTGCTATCACCGAGGTCGCTCCCGGGTACAACCACACCATAGGCCTCAAGTCCGACCGCACAGTGGTTGCCGTGGGGTATAACGAATACGGGCAGTGCGATCTTTCATCCTGGAAAGGCATCGTCCAGGTCGGCGCTGGGTATTACCATTCCGTGGGGCTGAAGTCCGACGGCACGGTGCTTGCGGTAGGCTACAGCAATTACGGCCAGTGCAACGTCTCCTCCTGGAGCGGCATCACCCAGATAGCCGCCGGATATCTACACACCGTGGGGCTGAAGTCCGACGGCACTGTGGTTGCGGTCGGACTGAACAACCACGGTCAGTGTGCCCTCTCTTCATGGACCGGGATCGTTCAGGTGAGCGCCGGATATTTGCACACCGTAGGGCTCAAATTCGACGGCACGGTGATGGCGGCGGGGAACAATAGCTGGGATCAATGCAATGTGGATACCTGGGATCTGGGTGACGAGGAGGACCCAGCTCCGCCCGGTTGGCAGCCAGCCTACGGGAGGCTCTTCAAAGAACCCTCTGCGCTGACGCTCTTTCGCCGGTACCGTGATGGGATCCTGGCCGACTCGGCCAAGGGAAGATTTTACACTCTCTTACTCTACGAGCATTCACAGGAAGCCCTCCTGATACTGCTCAAGAACCCACACCTGATGGCGGAAGCCAAATTCCTCCTTGACGTCAACCGGGATGCCGTTGAAGCGGCGTTGAGCAGTGAGGAGGCGATTGTCTACCACACTACTGAAATTGACCTCTTCCTCGGCGAATTTGCATCCAAGGCATCACCCGGCCTTAGCCTCCTGGCGACGGCCGTGAGACACGAATTGCGCCGCGAACAGGCACAGGGGCGCAAATTCTTCGGGCTCACCCTGAGATGA